CAGGTTCTGGATAGTGCTTCTGGCCAATTCATCATCACTCATCCTCCATGTTTCGTCACCCTCAAAACAAAAGTATTCCACTACAAGATGCGTTTTGCCTTCAGGAGCCATTTCAGCGCTCCAGTTTTTTGGCTCGTGAATCCTGCCAAAGGGTATTTTTCGCTCAGGGACATATATCCATGTCTGGTCTGTAACCCTTTCACGGTTTACCATAACTGTTACTACTACAAGGTCTCTGTATCTGAGCCTGGAAGCTGCGTTGAGCACATCTTCAGGAGCCTGTGGGTGAAGCATCTGGACTAATGTGGTTATAGGTATGCTGGATATGAATTCTCTCCCGGTGACAGCATAGGTATGATCACAGTTTTTTACAGTCACACCCTCTACCCTGAAATCAGTGTGGCTTAATTGCACGATGCTGGTGTTTGTAAGAACATGGTTATTTTTGTCTATCCCCCGCTGAAGCTTATCAGAAATCCGGCCAACCCCGAGCTGAGGATAGAAGAATCTGTCTGCGAGGGTATGTATCCCATTTCCACTGAATTTGAAAAAGGCATTCTTAATTGCAACACCGAGGGATAGGCCATGAATGCGCTGTGCTACCCATTCAGCGCTTATCCTGCTACATTCAATGCCCCATACCTTTTCGCTGTACTCTTTGAAATAGAGATTAAACATTGTGCGGCCGAAATTACTTACAACCCAGTCCTCGAGAGAGATATTGTCGGTCTCTTTTACAGGTTTTTTGAACCGTTCGATGCTGTAGTCAAATATTATCTTTAAGGTGGTGAGTACGCCCAGACCAAAAATGGCATTGGCAGACTTCAGGGGATAGTCAAAGTACTTATTGCGCAGGTAGATTTTGCTTTTGCGGGGCACTACTATCAATTCACCGTCCAGCAGTTCCTTTACAAAATGCTCTATCTTCTCGCTTTTTGTGATGAACCTGTGGCCGCCTAAATCAAACCTGAATTCGCCCTGAACAACTGTCTTTGACAGGCCTCCAACTGTTGAGGCACCCTCGAATACTATAACTGGCTGGCCTGCCTTTGACAGGACGTATCCAGCAGAAAGTCCTGCAAGACCGCCGCCTAATATAATAACTTCGTCTTTTTTCATGGCTTTTTCTTGCCGAGGGCGCTCCTCAAGGGGCCACTTAAGAGCACAGCAGCACATAGGATGATTATAACTATTATGGTTCCATAGTCGATACTCTCTGTAGCTACCCCTGCCCCATAGGCAGGTGCAGCTGCCTCAGGACCAGCCGCTTCTTTAGGGATAGTTGTTTGACTGTATACTACAAAAAAGCCCAGAATTCCCACGATAACAATAGCTATAACTACCAAAGGTATTTTCATCATAGCCTCACATCAAATGCCGCTATCTCTTTAGCCATCTTCCTTTCTGTCCACCAGTTAAAGAACTTGACACCGAGAAAGGCACCAGTTACCATACCCAAACCATATAGCCATCCGCTTGGGTCGCCACCAGCAATCCTTATAAAGAATGCGCCGATGTTGCATCCTAAAGAAGGTCTTGAGCCCATTCCCATCAATATTCCACCGAGGAGCCCCCAGACCCATAGCTCACCCTTTGGCATCTTAAATTTGAATTCATTATTTAAACGTGCCATTACCATAGCGCCGAGGATTATACCTATTGACATCCAGAGTGCAGGGTTACGCCAGGGCTCAGGAAGACCATTATTTACACCGAAGAATACATTGTCATGCATATTCCAGCCAAATTTCTCCATGATCCATGCCCCAAATTGAGCCTCCTGGCTTGTGATATACCAGTATCCAGGGTCAAAGACTGTCCCGTCAACTGAGACATCACCTGTATGCCCCATCTTTGTGAGAAGCTTCCCGAAATTATCAACACCAAATTTCAACTGCATCCCCTTCATCACAAGGATGTGAAGCCCTGCAGTAATACCAATAAGCACTCCCATAATGGTTGTCCTCTTAGAGGCAGTTATCATGCTCCAGATACCAGCAATCTCATCACGAAGGGTTCTCCTGCCCTTGTCCTTCATCTTTTTCATAAAGACCTTTCTGCTGACAGCCAGATAAATTATAACGATCAGTAGCATTGCAGGTATAACGACATTTATCAATGAATTGCCAATGAAATACTTCCATGCCCCTGGAAAGATATCTGATATAGTCTTTGTCTCAGAGAGTTGAATCGCTGGCAAGTTCCATACATAGCCAGTAAGATATACGTCAAACCAGGAGGTAATTTTATCAGGAGGGACTCCTTTAGGGGCAGGAAGTTCTTTTAAAGCAGATGATGCTATCCATGAGTTGGGCAGGAGCTCGTTAAATATTCCCCCCAGATCTACGAATATTGCCTGCCCGATGGAAAGTCCAGCAACCGCCACAAGGAGAGATGTACCATTACCCTCACCAACTTTATACAGGGTGCCTGATGCACAGCCACCGGCAAGGACCATTCCAAGGCCGAATATTACCCCTGAGATTAATGTATGAGGCCCGAAAGGGGCTGGATGGAAGGTGCTCATCCTGGTTGCAGAAAGGATTGCCTGAACGATACTGAAAAACACGAGTGCTACCAGAATACCAACAGCCATCCTCGGCACCCCGGCAGCGAAAAGGTCTCTCGAAGCAGAGGCAAAGCAGAATCTACCATTCTGAAGCATCATCCCATAGACAAAGCCGAACCAGATGTATGCTACAAGGTAGAGGTAATATACATTTACCTTGTAATATACCAAACTGGCCAGGATGAGAATGCCTGTTATTACAAGGGCCCAGATTTGGTTTCTTTTTTCTTCAGACATATTACCATCCTCCCAAAGGGAGGTACCCTATGGTAGATAATTTATTATACCGTATTTCACCATATTAGTTACCTTGGCCCGGTCTCTATGGGTAGGCTCTCATCATTGCCCCAGACAATCCAGCTATCATGGTAAATGGCAACATCTTTAAAGCCGAGCAGTCTGAGTATAAAATAACTGAATGAAATACGGTTTGCTATGTAGCAATAGAGAACCGTCCTCTTGTTTTTGTCTAAGGGTAAATACATCCTCTCAAGCCTTTCTATAGGCTTTAGCTTAAGGGTCTTCATATCGGTAAACTGCAGGAAGTGTGGGACATTAAGGGTTGTATTTGGAATACGGCCAGCCCTTTTTACAGCCTTTTCTAAGAAATGTCCAGGAGGGGAGG
The DNA window shown above is from Nitrospirota bacterium and carries:
- a CDS encoding YeeE/YedE family protein, whose protein sequence is MSEEKRNQIWALVITGILILASLVYYKVNVYYLYLVAYIWFGFVYGMMLQNGRFCFASASRDLFAAGVPRMAVGILVALVFFSIVQAILSATRMSTFHPAPFGPHTLISGVIFGLGMVLAGGCASGTLYKVGEGNGTSLLVAVAGLSIGQAIFVDLGGIFNELLPNSWIASSALKELPAPKGVPPDKITSWFDVYLTGYVWNLPAIQLSETKTISDIFPGAWKYFIGNSLINVVIPAMLLIVIIYLAVSRKVFMKKMKDKGRRTLRDEIAGIWSMITASKRTTIMGVLIGITAGLHILVMKGMQLKFGVDNFGKLLTKMGHTGDVSVDGTVFDPGYWYITSQEAQFGAWIMEKFGWNMHDNVFFGVNNGLPEPWRNPALWMSIGIILGAMVMARLNNEFKFKMPKGELWVWGLLGGILMGMGSRPSLGCNIGAFFIRIAGGDPSGWLYGLGMVTGAFLGVKFFNWWTERKMAKEIAAFDVRL
- a CDS encoding FAD-dependent oxidoreductase, with the translated sequence MKKDEVIILGGGLAGLSAGYVLSKAGQPVIVFEGASTVGGLSKTVVQGEFRFDLGGHRFITKSEKIEHFVKELLDGELIVVPRKSKIYLRNKYFDYPLKSANAIFGLGVLTTLKIIFDYSIERFKKPVKETDNISLEDWVVSNFGRTMFNLYFKEYSEKVWGIECSRISAEWVAQRIHGLSLGVAIKNAFFKFSGNGIHTLADRFFYPQLGVGRISDKLQRGIDKNNHVLTNTSIVQLSHTDFRVEGVTVKNCDHTYAVTGREFISSIPITTLVQMLHPQAPEDVLNAASRLRYRDLVVVTVMVNRERVTDQTWIYVPERKIPFGRIHEPKNWSAEMAPEGKTHLVVEYFCFEGDETWRMSDDELARSTIQNLENLGFIKRNEVIDSVVLRVPKAYPLLEIGYREHYDKIINYLSRFKNLHIAGRGGMFRYYNMDHAIETGIEAAEKIIKNSN